A window from Toxoplasma gondii ME49 chromosome IX, whole genome shotgun sequence encodes these proteins:
- a CDS encoding mu1 adaptin (encoded by transcript TGME49_289770) produces the protein MAGASAVFILDLKGKVIISRDYRGNVSLASAAERFQQNVVELDDPLLIKPIFLEDGVTYAWIQYSNVYLLAVTRRNSNAMMLLSFLYKLSEVLQEYFKALEEESIRDNFVITYELLDEVMDNGFPQSTEVKVLREFIKNEAHQLSVDALRPPTAMTNAVSWRSEGIFHKKNEVFLDVVEKLNLLVSSNGTVLRSEILGSLKMKSFLSGMPELKLGLNDKLLLETSGRTVSKGKAIEMEDIKFHQCVRLARFENDRTISFIPPDGEFELMSYRLNTQVKPLIWIDAVVDTGRSATRIEFMIKARSQFKSRSVASGVEIHVPVPPDADSPHFKTSIGSVKYLPEKDTMVWFIKQFQGQRDFVMTATFGLPSVGVEARDAYLKKPINVKFEIPYFTVSGITVRYLKIIEKSGYQALPWVRYITQNGEYQLRLS, from the coding sequence ATGGCGGGGGCGTCTGCGGTGTTTATCTTGGATTTGAAGGGGAAGGTGATCATCAGCCGGGACTACCGAGGCAACGTATCTCTGGCGTCGGCGGCGGAGCGTTTTCAGCAGAATGTGGTGGAGTTGGACGACCCTCTGTTGATCAAGCCGATCTTTCTGGAAGACGGCGTGACTTACGCGTGGATTCAGTACAGCAACGTATATCTGTTGGCTGTGACGAGGCGCAACTCGAACGCGATGATGCTGCTGTCTTTCCTGTACAAGTTGTCTGAGGTACTCCAGGAGTACTTCAAGGCTctcgaggaggagagcaTTCGCGACAACTTTGTGATCACCTACGAACTGTTGGACGAGGTGATGGACAACGGCTTTCCGCAGAGCACGGAGGTGAAGGTCTTGCGCGAGTTTATCAAGAACGAGGCCCATCAGTTGTCTGTCGATGCGCTCCGACCGCCGACAGCCATGACCAACGCGGTGTCCTGGCGTTCTGAGGGTATTTTCCacaagaagaacgaggtGTTTCTCGATGTAGTGGAGAAGCTGAATCTCCTAGTGTCCTCCAACGGAACTGTGCTGCGCTCGGAGATTCTCGGCAGCCTCAAGATGAAGAGTTTCCTCTCGGGCATGCCGGAGCTGAAGCTCGGCTTGAACGACAAGCTCTTGCTCGAGACCTCAGGGCGCACGGTGTCGAAGGGGAAGGCCATCGAAATGGAGGACATCAAGTTCCACCAGTGCGTGCGTCTTGCGCGCTTCGAAAACGATCGAACGATCTCCTTCATCCCCCCCGACGGCGAGTTCGAGCTCATGAGCTACCGGCTGAACACCCAAGTGAAGCCTCTGATCTGGATCGACGCCGTGGTCGACACTGGCCGCTCGGCGACGCGCATCGAGTTCATGATCAAGGCTCGTTCCCAGTTCAAGAGCCGTTCGGTGGCGAGTGGGGTGGAGATCCACGTCCCCGTCCCCCCAGATGCAGACTCCCCACACTTCAAAACCTCCATAGGATCTGTCAAGTACCTCCCGGAGAAGGACACGATGGTCTGGTTCATCAAACAGTTtcagggacagagagacttcGTGATGACCGCGACCTTCGGCTTGCCCTCGGTCGGCGTCGAGGCGCGAGACGCGTACCTTAAGAAACCCATCAACGTCAAGTTCGAGATCCCGTACTTCACTGTCAGCGGCATCACCGTCCGATACCTGAAAATCATCGAAAAAAGTGGATACCAAGCTCTTCCGTGGGTCAGATACATCACTCAAAATGGAGAGTACCAACTGAGACTCTCCTAG
- a CDS encoding ATP-dependent hsl protease ATP-binding subunit hslU, putative (encoded by transcript TGME49_289780), with protein sequence MRCLLSGRTRPSVGPLRPSSITGRHSPSCTVSLSKPYADSSGPALLLLPVRGERKIWSSTLCVGSVCCPLPSVSSLSPLRDVSLLDRKCVSLGCLRVSRSVSTVSLALASRGPQGATGVSDEVGLRRTTRLSCSVSSRSPLLTCPPMLFSFRSYIQHPSRGSPYRRGDREGKRVSHMRGGSVQVYLHPASCGDAFSAHSRRGVFCVHQDAVIAGKERAWTSSQRLAGAASSSLFPTCISQKRQLCTTTSQPPHTGPQSPPSHPSSSLFPSSLSSSPLSSPLSSLSSLSPCEGDSGSGFCESAGKGSASCVVVEQQGLSSQGGLFIFAVEVPETQSRSVTQGVGITHLLSQARSPQTSSALLFSYSYFSPALCHSFQSALPTRNTDLPSASIHRGCLSCFPPSSSSCFSSYCSSASCIPSSYSARRVCCSLFPVMSVSSSSPSFTASSSRFFASSAPPCSGASPPSLPSSRPTSLTPQTTSERRDKSHSLCPQAMVEYLNRFIVGQVEAKRAVAVALRQRWRRRHIEDERLREDITPKNILLIGPTGVGKTEVARRLAKRLDAPFIKVEATKFTEVGFHGRDVDQIIKDLVEVAVKTQRTKLQEVMRPAAEHRAERKILEALLGKMPAEEHQHWLRHLRCGALDARRVHVDFPQRPSGGAASGGSFTEEGNRDAIVADLESIIRDIDRPRPAFFTTRRSGRGSEGRNLTVKEARKKLMQAELDSMITKDLVVQKALEAVEQEGIVFIDEIDKICSKGGRNGYNPDASDEGVQRDLLPLIEGTTVSTRYGDVKTDYILFIASGAFHCVRPSDLLAELQGRLPIRVTLKSLTENDLRDILTKTQNNLLAQNTALLRTENVELHFTEEAVNEIARVACEVNASVENIGARRLHTIIEKIMEDINFAAPSMAPGTRVEVDLERVRSSVSSLLTKTDYTRFVL encoded by the exons ATGCGGTGCCTCCTCTCCGGCAGGACGCGCCCCTCAGTGGGGCCTCTGCGGCCTTCTTCTATAACTGGACGGCACTCTCCAAGCTGCACAGTGTCGCTCTCAAAACCTTACGCGGATTCCTCTGGTCCGGCTCTGTTGCTCCTTCCagtgagaggagagagaaagattTGGTCTTCGACTTTGTGTGTGGGGTCTGTTTGctgtcctcttccttccgtgtcgtctctgtctccactgaGAGACGTCTCTTTGCTCGACAGGAAGTGCGTgtctctcgggtgtctccgcgtctcccgttctgtctccactgtctctcttgctctcgcctccaggGGTCCTCAAGGGGCGACGGGCGTCAGCGACGAAGTTGGACTCCGACGCACCACGCGTCTGTCttgttctgtctcgtcgcgtTCACCTCTTCTGACTTGTCCTCCcatgcttttttctttccgttcATATATTCAGCACCCTTCGCGCGGGTCTCCGTACCgtagaggagacagagagggaaaacgtGTCTCGCACATGAGAGGCGGAAGCGTTCAGGTGTACCTCCACCCCGCCTCCTGTGGTGACGCGTTTTCAGCTCACTCTCGCCGCGGTGTTTTCTGTGTACATCAAGACGCCGTGATAGCGGGGAAAGAACGCGCGTGGACCTCCTCACAACGGCTGGCCGGagcggcttcttcctcgctttttccaACTTGCATCTCGCAAAAGAGACAGCTCTGCACTACCACATCACAGCCACCCCACACTGGCCCGCAAAGCCCCCCGTCCCacccctcctcttctctctttccttcttctctctcttcatcccCTCTTTCatcccctctttcttctctttcctccctgtctccttgcgAGGGAGACTCGGGGAGCGGGTTCTGTGAGTCTGCGGGCAAGGGAAGTGCGTCGTGCGTCGTCGTAGAGCAACAAGGACTTTCGTCGCAAGGTGGACTGTTCATTTTCGCTGTTGAAGTGccggagacgcagagtcgATCTGTCACTCAAGGCGTCGGAATCACGCATTTGCTGTCGCAGGCGCGTTCGCCTCAAACTTCCTcagctcttcttttttcttaTTCTTACTTCTCTCCGGCTCTCTGCCACTCCTTTCAAAGCGCGCTCCCCACCCGGAACACTGACTTGCCGTCTGCGTCAATCCACAGAGGTTGCTTGTCTTGTTTccccccttcttcctcttcttgcttctcttcttactgctcgtctgcttcctgtATACCTTCTTCTTACTCTGCTCGGCGAGTGTGTTGTTCGCTCTTCCCCGTgatgtctgtctcttcttcttcgccttccttcactgcttcctcttctcgcttctttgcttcttctgcgcctccctgctccggcgcctctccaccgtctctcccctcctcgcGACCTACGAGTCTCACCCCACAAACTACCtccgaaagaagagacaagtcTCACAGTCTCTGTCCCCAGGCCATGGTTGAGTATCTCAACAGATTCATCGTCGGACAGGTGGAGGCTAAACGTGCCGTCGCCGTTGCTCTCAGACAGCGCTGGAGACGCAGGCAT attgaagacgagagactgCGAGAAGACATAACGCCGAAAAACATTCTTCTCATTGGACCCACAGGTGTTGGAAAGACGGAAGTTGCTCGGCGTCTGGCAAAGCGTCTCGACGCACCATTCATCAAG GTGGAAGCGACAAAGTTCACTGAAGTTGGGTTTCACGGAAGAGATGTCGACCAGATCATCAA AGACTTAGTGGAAGTGGCAGTAAAGACTCAACGAACGAAACTGCAGGAGGTGATGAGGCCGGCGGCCGAGCACcgcgcagagaggaaaattCTTGAGGCTCTTCTCGGCAAAATGCCT GCTGAGGAGCACCAGCACTGGCTTCGGCACCTGCGCTGCGGGGCTCTTGACGCGCGACGCGTCCACGTGGACTTTCCCCAGAGGCCGAGCGGCGGCGCAGCCTCAGGTGGATCCTTCacggaggaaggaaacagagatgCGA TTGTGGCCGACTTGGAAAGCATTATTCGAGACATCGACCGGCCCCGTCCTGCCTTCTTTACAACAC GTCGCAGCGGGCGAGGCTCTGAGGGTCGGAATTTGACAGTGAAGGAAGCGCGAAAAAAGCTCATGCAAGCAGAACTGGATTCCATGATCACCAAG GACCTGGTTGTCCAGAAAGCACTCGAGGCCGTCGAACAAGAAGGCATCGTCTTTATTGATGAAATCGACAAAATCTGCAGCAAG GGCGGTCGGAACGGCTACAATCCTGATGCTTCAGACGAAGGAGTCCAGCGCGACTTGCTTCCCTTGATTGAGGGCACAACCGTCAGCACTCGCTACGGAGACGTGAAGACGGATTACATCCTCTTCATAGCTTCGG GCGCGTTTCACTGCGTGCGGCCGAGCGACCTGCTGGCGGAACTGCAGGGGCGTCTCCCCATTCGTGTCACTCTCAAATCTCTGACAGAAAACGACTTGAGAGACATTttgacgaagacgcaaaacAATCTGCTTGCGCAGAACACAG CGCTCCTGCGCACCGAGAACGTGGAACTCCACTTCACCGAAGAGGCAGTAAACGAAATCGCTCGAG TTGCTTGCGAAGTGAACGCGAGTGTCGAGAACATTGGTGCCCGACGTCTACACACCATCATTGAAAA AATCATGGAAGACATCAACTTCGCAGCCCCCTCGATGGCTCCTGGAACGCG AGTGGAAGTCGACCTCGAACGCGTTCGGTCGAGCGTCAGCTCGCTCCTCACCAAGACGGACTACACGCGTTTCGTGCTGTGA
- a CDS encoding hypothetical protein (encoded by transcript TGME49_289790): MLHALLPSTAKMQFPLRRRHTDDEPLPLPSSFSDQASFPYPPDSLLPICAAGRASSFSSSSVASSQVTSSHQTLKRSAPVACEGRRRSAAGWRSSPRSSFSSLGSEGVGGLTENQVVSLSFLKNRSFAGPPTASSGFGAAGGPLEEEASNAQSPKRRRSGHSESDGSRPKRRKETRSHESSPQALSSCFSIPSIPGKERTDAVLTLPSPAVASPVSRSALPSSFLPLKEAGEKTSRQCLPVSVAPEEASPSALEGPHSLVATSPRSSSRWPVSPLSRCLSFSPRYSNFPALSPLIARRGRPGAAESLREEAADISGFPSRSGSLDPSRPTTETVSKSAKEETKPLPPTCAVSSPRSPPFSSSSSASSSSPSSSFPSSESCSSSSGRVDKCGTCGCRILFPSLEVALERQRRTPRKARRCMEREAVTGERGAEEEAEKSRGSDEENGARNGLEAKGFGRQKREKSRERDTCSAEPDPRLQCNACRSRVYIQSFFDDLRLLATGFHSDLRSLTRAVAFSPQKKTFLLNETERSSAPGRLGAEQRTTQSLFATSVSSSPSCRCPICTSFLSLYSEDRRAVFCREQRPGHERKGAGGGAGDKEEREGEKEGGKEEGLVEKPDSVIRGDAVLTPVRPKSLQCLLRAAGRQCCHLQEQVERLSSEDQAFSEREQADLMRSEDGEKEESTNVTLQRFRGFLEALHVANETKLEHLLQVLAKKGGNAALALSDRFEDLRTSLPGFHSSAVLLLAPASRGVAPSVGFSQVSEVRESSMTKKFLDASNVSLPSPVSASAGEAVSSGLSLVPSASAGVSCLEKEGASPGAPCASSVPRLWRTPAQAGADSSIEDSSSSRDSLLPRENCAANKQRSAEDGGARKRDSASHSPRTLLKRLGLSEATLRMLDPLSKQGRDQKRSNANCV; encoded by the exons atgctgcatgcgcttcttccttccacCGCGAAAATGCAGTTTCCTCTTAGAAGGCGTCACACCGATGACGAGCCTCTACCCCTGCCGTCAAGTTTTTCAGACCAAGCAAGTTTTCCGTATCCGCCAGACTCTCTCCTGCCGATCTGTGCCGCCGGTCGAGCCTCTtcattctcttcctcttctgttgcttcttctcaaGTTACCTCCTCCCACCAGACCCTGAAGCGCTCTGCACCAGTCGCTTGTGAAGGCAGGCGCAGGTCTGCTGCCGGGTggcgttcgtctcctcggtcgtctttttcgtctctcggcAGCGAGGGCGTGGGAGGCTTGACGGAGAATCAAGTTGTGAGTTTATCTTTTCTGAAGAACAGGAGTTTTGCGGGACCCCCTACTGCGTCTTCTGGCTTCGGCGCTGCCGGGGGGCCTTTGGAAGAGGAGGCCTCGAATGCGCAGTCTCccaagagaaggcgaagcggaCACAGTGAGAGTGACGGCAGTCGtccaaagagaagaaaagagacacgcagTCACGAGTCTTCGCCTCAGGCTCTGTCCTCTTGTTTTTCCATCCCTTCAATCCCcggaaaggagaggacggaTGCCGTTTTAACGCTGCCTTCACCGGCTGTTGCATCGCCTGTTTCGCGGTCTGCCTtgccttcgtcttttctcccgctgaaagaagcaggagagaagacttCTCGCCAATGTCTCCCTGTGTCTGTCGCCCCTGAAGAAGCTTCCCCGTCGGCTCTAGAGGGACCTCATTCGCTTGTCGCGACCTCCCCCCGTTCCTCTTCACGATGGccggtctctcctctttctcgttgtctttcgttttctccgcgGTACTCCAACTTCCCTGCGTTGTCTCCGCTGATTGCTCGACGTGGGCGCCCCGGCGCCGCCGAGTCTTTacgagaggaagcagctgATATCTCCGgcttcccttctcgttcCGGTTCTCTTGACCCGTCGCGACCCACCACAGAAACAGTGTCGAAGtctgcgaaagaagagacaaagccTCTCCCTCCCACCTGTGCAGTGTCCTCTCCTCGATcgcctccgttttcctcgtcctcttctgcatcttcctcttctccgtcttcctcgtttccttcttccgaatcgtgctcttcctcttcaggcCGTGTGGACAAGTGCGGGACCTGCGGGTGCAGAattctttttccttcgctggAGGTTGCTCTtgagaggcagcgaaggacgCCCCGGAAGGCCAGAAGAtgcatggagagagaagcagtgaCAGGAGAGCGcggcgctgaagaagaggcggaaaaGAGTCGCGGGTCAGACGAGGAAAATGGAGCGCGAAATGGACTCGAAGCGAAAGGTTttgggagacagaagagagagaagtcccGGGAAAGAGATACTTGTTCGGCGGAACCAGATCCGCGGCTGCAGTGCAACGCGTGTCGAagtcgggtgtacatacagtcCTTCTTCGATGACCTGCGCCTCCTGGCCACCGGGTTCCATTCAGATCTTCGCAGCCTGACGCGTGCagtcgcgttttctccacaAAAAAAAACTTTTCTCTtaaacgaaacagagagaagttCAGCGCCAGGCCGCCTCGGAGCCGAACAAAGGACGACCCAGTCTCTGTTTGCtacctctgtctcctcgtcgccttcctgtcGGTGTCCTATCTGCACgtcgttcctttctctgtacTCAGAGGACCGGAGAGCGgttttctgcagagagcaaCGTCCGGGGCACGAGCGCAAAGGCGCAGGTGGGGGAGCAGGAGataaagaagaaagagaaggcgaaaaggaaggagggaaggaagaaggactaGTGGAAAAACCAGATTCAGTTATTCGAGGAGACGCCGTCTTGACACCTGTGAGGCCCAAgtctctccagtgtctccttcgcgcaGCTGGGCGCCAGTGCTGTCATCTTCAAGAGCAGGTGGAGCGTCTTTCTTCCGAGGACCAGGCAttcagcgagagagaacaagctgACTTGATGAGGtcagaagacggagagaaagaagagtcgACAAACGTGACTCTCCAGAGGTTTCGGGGATTTCTTGAAGCCCTCCACGTCGCTAACGAAACGAAACTCGAACACCTTCTGCAAGTCCttgcgaagaagggaggaaatgcagctctcgctctctcagACAG ATTCGAAGATCTCCGGACTTCCTTGCCAGGTTTCCATAGCTCcgccgtccttctccttgCACCCGCGTCTCGGGGTGTCGCCCCGTCTGTCGGATTTTCTCAGGTGTCGGAAGTGCGTGAGTCTTCGATGACAAAAAAGTTCTTGGATGCCTCAAACGTCTCGTTgccttctcccgtctctgcctctgccggAGAAGCCGTTTCTTCTGGTCTGAGCCTCGTCCCGTCCGCGTCGGCAGGCGTTTCTTGTCTTGAGAAGGAGGGGGCGTCACCCGGCGCTCCTTGCGCGTCTTCGGTTCCCCGGCTGTGGAGGACACCTGCACAGGCAGGAGCGGATTCTTCTATCGAAgacagttcttcttctcgcgactctctgcttcccagAGAGAACTGTGCAGCGAACAAACAGCGTTCGGCGGAAGACGGAGGGgcgcggaagagagactcgGCAAGTCACTCCCCACGCACTCTGCTCAAGCGTCTCGGACTCTCTGAGGCAACTCTCCGCATGCTGGATCCTCTGTCAAAGCAAGGGAGGGATCAAAAACGATCAAACGCAAACTGCGTCtga
- a CDS encoding hypothetical protein (encoded by transcript TGME49_289800~Signal peptide predicted by SignalP 2.0 HMM (probability 0.982) with cleavage site probability 0.648 at residue 46~Predicted trans-membrane domain (TMHMM2.0):24-47:201-224), with protein MSVSQLTASRRSSRGSRGLCSCPRSFLLFALGLGLASLALTPPAAAFQAVIELAPGQKRCVGEQLSRHVLVVGEFHIAYPAAATAQGGNMLVVAEDPVSHSPIFKQQGKDHVRTAFTTALTGTHTFCVTNTGRLKLAVDFKMVWGPEARDYSQIAKAEHLDEVMVQLLRLQDRLKLYHANVLYMREKESKMREASDSTANRLMTFCLVNMMLLVLAALASAYYFKRFFRSKKII; from the coding sequence ATGTCTGTGTCTCAACTCACTGCTTCTCGCCGATCCTCTCGGGGATCCCGCGGCCTCTGCTCTTGCCctcgctctttcctcctcttcgccctcgGTCTCGGCCTGGCGTCTCTGGCGCTGACTCCGCCTGCGGCCGCCTTCCAAGCGGTCATCGAGCTCGCACCCGGCCAGAAGCGTTGCGTCGGTGAGCAGCTGTCTAGACACGTGCTCGTGGTGGGCGAGTTCCACATCGCGTATCcggcggcggcgacggcgcaAGGCGGGAACATGCTGGTCGTCGCGGAGGACCCCGTGAGTCACTCCCCGATCTTCAAGCAACAGGGGAAAGATCACGTTCGCACGGCGTTCACCACGGCGCTCACCGGCACTCACACGTTCTGCGTGACCAATACTGGACGCCTGAAGCTCGCTGTGGACTTCAAGATGGTGTGGGGTCCCGAGGCCAGGGACTACAGCCAGATCGCGAAGGCTGAGCACCTGGACGAAGTCATGGTGCAGCTCCTGCGACTCCAAGACCGCCTGAAACTGTACCACGCGAATGTGCTCTACAtgcgcgaaaaagaaagcaaaATGCGCGAGGCAAGCGACAGTACCGCCAACCGTCTGATGACTTTCTGCCTCGTCAACATGATGCTCCTCGTCCTGGCCGCCCTCGCCTCCGCCTACTACTTCAAACGCTTCTTCCGATCCAAGAAGATCATTTAA
- a CDS encoding hypothetical protein (encoded by transcript TGME49_289810) produces the protein MRRRESAGKLKRMERKTTGGRKEKQRGEGFREREENGSEKRHTEAFRVSLGSLLSGFLSSPADGVSPFLHCRRKDRKCRSSGINRERTEERRRTLFEFRRPPRSPQMLAMVSHISFFSVCLSLSGSRLACGDFSPDCRRWGGGFQHPFKRRRERISHEEAETDAVFSPLHRETIKNMERKSHSLLQLNNAGLSPQTGRRNTRLETLRVKRKCGVQTLHSNPTIEHRSSPSPAYIYIYIYICICSRYLRDVDGRSAFLFFRVLLESVTSQVASLLDEEPPSSDEETPSL, from the coding sequence AtgcgcagacgagagagtgCCGGGAAGCTGAAAAGAatggaaagaaagacgacagggggaagaaaggagaagcagagggggGAGGgattcagagagagagaagaaaacggatcagaaaaaagacacacCGAAGCCtttcgtgtttctctcggGAGCCTTTTGTcaggtttcctctcttctccggctgATGGTGTTTCACCTTTCCTTcactgcagaagaaaggataGGAAATGTCGGTCGAGTGGAATAAACAGAGAACggacagaagaacggagacgaaCACTTTTCGAGTTTCGTAGACCGCCTCGGTCTCCGCAGATGCTTGCCATGGTTTCTCACATTTCATTTTTCTCAgtttgtctctcgctgtctggtTCTCGTCTTGCGTGTGGTGACTTCTCTCCGGACTGTCGCCGATGGGGAGGAGGTTTTCAACATCCTTTCAAAAGACGTCGAGAGAGAATTTCAcatgaggaagcagaaacagatgcggtcttctctccccttcatCGTGAAACCATCAAAAACATGGAGAGAAAATCTCACTCACTCTTACAGCTGAACAATGCTGGTCTCTCTCCGCAAACGGGACGACGAAACACGCGGTTGGAAACTCTCAGAGTCAAGCGGAAGTgtggtgtacagacacttcACAGCAATCCCACAATCGAACATCGCAGTTCCCCTTCgcctgcatatatatatatatatatatatatatgcatttgttCACGGTATTTAAGAGATGTGGATGGCAGGTCagcctttcttttttttcgcgtcttgCTTGAATCTGTGACTTCACAGGTTGCCTCGTTGCTCGACGAGGAACCCCCGTCGTCGGATGAAGAAACACCGTCTCtatga